One stretch of Ornithinimicrobium ciconiae DNA includes these proteins:
- the metX gene encoding homoserine O-acetyltransferase MetX: MTSDTVRSGSRRHTLPVGDLLLESGEHLPGVRMAYETWGRLNEARDNAVLVLHALTGDSHVEGPAGPDSPTPGWWPGLIGPGRVLDTDRYFVVAPNVLGGCRGSTGPSSPGPDGRPWGSLFPQVTVRDQVRAEALLADRLGIHTFAAVIGGSMGGMRALEWAVTLPGRVRRCLPIATSAVASADQIGWATPQLFAIQQDPGYHRGDYYPGPGPRTGLEIARQIAHATYRSSTELQDRFGNEAQQGEHPAAGGRFAVQSYLEHHGQKLARRFDANSYVRLTQSMNSHDIGRDRGGVEAALRRITADLTVVVVDSDRLFTPADGETIAQSPACRGLVTVQSPYGHDAFLIETDQVFAAISDALADRPAGTSTPPRAASAASTGTGTGTGTPRTRNEDARGAGAGNAGSGIPSPHDHRAEVRPAVPFSAPGLPPVLNGTGLW, from the coding sequence ATGACCTCTGACACTGTCCGGTCCGGCAGCCGACGGCACACGCTCCCCGTCGGTGACCTGCTCCTGGAGTCGGGGGAGCACCTGCCCGGCGTGCGAATGGCCTACGAGACGTGGGGACGGCTCAACGAGGCCAGGGACAACGCCGTGCTGGTGCTCCACGCACTCACTGGAGACTCCCACGTGGAGGGTCCTGCCGGGCCGGACAGTCCGACGCCCGGGTGGTGGCCCGGGCTGATCGGCCCGGGGAGGGTGCTGGACACCGACCGCTACTTCGTCGTGGCACCGAATGTGCTCGGCGGGTGTCGCGGGAGCACCGGCCCCTCCTCACCTGGCCCGGACGGACGGCCCTGGGGTTCGCTCTTCCCCCAGGTCACCGTCCGGGACCAGGTCCGGGCCGAGGCGCTGCTCGCCGACCGGCTCGGCATTCACACCTTCGCGGCCGTTATCGGCGGCTCGATGGGTGGGATGCGCGCCCTGGAGTGGGCCGTCACCCTCCCCGGGCGGGTCCGTCGCTGTCTGCCGATCGCCACCTCGGCGGTCGCCTCCGCCGACCAGATCGGCTGGGCCACACCGCAACTGTTCGCGATCCAGCAGGATCCTGGTTATCACCGCGGCGACTACTACCCCGGGCCGGGGCCGCGCACAGGCCTGGAGATCGCCCGCCAGATCGCACACGCGACCTACCGCAGTTCCACGGAGCTGCAGGACCGGTTCGGCAATGAGGCACAGCAGGGCGAGCACCCTGCTGCCGGTGGCCGGTTCGCCGTGCAGTCCTATCTGGAGCACCACGGGCAGAAGCTGGCCCGTCGGTTTGACGCCAACAGCTATGTGCGGCTGACCCAGTCGATGAACAGCCACGACATCGGCCGGGACCGTGGCGGCGTCGAGGCGGCGCTGCGCCGCATCACGGCGGACCTGACGGTCGTCGTGGTGGACAGCGACCGGCTGTTCACCCCGGCCGACGGCGAGACGATCGCCCAGTCCCCAGCCTGTCGGGGACTGGTCACCGTGCAGTCCCCCTACGGGCACGACGCCTTCCTCATCGAGACCGACCAGGTCTTCGCCGCGATCAGCGACGCGCTGGCGGACCGCCCGGCGGGCACCAGCACTCCCCCGCGCGCGGCGAGCGCGGCGAGCACGGGCACGGGCACGGGCACGGGCACCCCACGGACCCGCAACGAGGACGCCCGCGGGGCAGGCGCTGGGAATGCCGGGAGCGGGATCCCCTCGCCCCACGACCACCGCGCGGAGGTCCGCCCAGCAGTGCCGTTCAGCGCCCCCGGCCTTCCTCCTGTGCTCAACGGCACTGGCCTCTGGTAG
- a CDS encoding SPFH domain-containing protein: MPEPSTVALWVVLALLVIFTGVAISRAIRIVPQASAVIVQRLGRYSRTLDAGLHFLIPFIDKVRATVDLREQVVSFPPQPVITSDNLVVSIDTVIYFQPTDPKAAVYEIANYIQGIEQLTVTTLRNVIGSLDLEQTLTSRDQINGQLRGVLDDATGRWGIRVNRVELKAIDPPASVQDSMEKQMRAERDRRATILNAEGIKQSQILTAEGEKQAQILRAEGTAQAAILESQGEARAILRVFDAIHKGNPDSKLLAYQYLQMLPQIAQGESNKMWIVPTELTQALQGIGAALGPHGPSGTGSLDAPPTPSYGDDGGSFDAVEVDEPSLEDPAEALRRAREEAAGAAREAEESSRTARRGAPEPSPAPQPDSGTFDEPTQ, encoded by the coding sequence ATGCCCGAGCCATCAACAGTCGCGCTGTGGGTTGTCCTCGCCCTCCTGGTGATCTTCACCGGGGTCGCGATCAGTCGGGCCATCCGCATCGTGCCCCAGGCCAGCGCTGTCATCGTCCAGCGACTCGGGCGTTACAGCCGCACGCTCGACGCCGGCCTGCACTTCCTGATCCCGTTCATCGACAAGGTGCGCGCCACGGTCGACCTGCGCGAGCAGGTGGTCTCCTTCCCGCCCCAGCCGGTCATCACCAGCGACAACCTGGTCGTGAGCATCGACACCGTCATCTACTTCCAGCCGACCGACCCCAAGGCCGCCGTCTACGAGATCGCCAACTACATCCAGGGCATCGAGCAACTGACCGTCACCACGCTGCGCAACGTCATCGGAAGCCTCGACCTGGAGCAGACGCTGACGAGCCGCGACCAGATCAACGGCCAGTTGCGCGGGGTGCTGGACGATGCGACCGGCCGTTGGGGCATCCGCGTCAACCGCGTCGAGCTCAAGGCGATCGACCCGCCGGCCAGCGTGCAGGACTCGATGGAGAAGCAGATGCGCGCTGAGCGTGATCGGCGCGCCACGATCCTCAACGCCGAGGGGATCAAGCAGTCCCAGATCCTCACGGCCGAGGGTGAGAAGCAGGCCCAGATCCTGCGCGCCGAGGGCACCGCCCAGGCGGCGATCCTGGAGTCGCAGGGTGAGGCGCGGGCGATCCTGCGGGTCTTCGACGCCATCCACAAGGGCAACCCGGACTCCAAACTGCTGGCCTACCAATACCTCCAGATGCTCCCGCAGATCGCTCAGGGCGAGTCCAACAAGATGTGGATCGTCCCGACCGAGCTCACCCAGGCGCTGCAGGGCATCGGAGCCGCCCTCGGGCCCCACGGGCCCTCCGGGACGGGCTCTCTCGACGCGCCGCCGACCCCGAGCTATGGCGATGACGGTGGGAGCTTTGACGCCGTTGAGGTCGACGAGCCCTCGCTGGAGGATCCGGCCGAGGCGCTGCGTCGGGCCAGGGAGGAAGCAGCCGGCGCGGCCCGGGAGGCGGAGGAGTCGTCCCGGACCGCTCGCCGTGGAGCACCCGAGCCCAGCCCCGCCCCGCAACCGGACTCCGGCACGTTCGACGAGCCCACGCAGTAG
- the argG gene encoding argininosuccinate synthase, translating to MSKVMTSLPAGERVGIAFSGGLDTSVAVAWMRDKGSVPCTYTADIGQYDEPDIASVPGRAMEYGAELARHVDCKLQLVEEGFAALACGAFHVRSGSRAYFNTTPLGRAVTGTMLVQAMRQDGVNIWGDGSTFKGNDIERFYRYGLLSNPDLRIYKPWLDADFVEELGGRAEMSEWLTERGLPYRDSQEKAYSTDANIWGATHEAKTLEHLDVSLETVEPIMGVKFWDPSVEIETEDVTIGYERGRPVSINGQRFDDPVALVHEVNAIGGRHGLGMSDQIENRIIEAKSRGIYEAPGMALLFLTYERLLNAIHNEDTIEHYHLEGRRLGRLLYEGRWLEPQALMAREAIQRWVASLVTGEVTVRLRRGEDYTILATDGPNFSYHPDKLSMERTDNAVFGPKDRIGQLTMRNLDIADSRAKLELYATQPLDEGTVLVENGILLGAIESGGAERIASRDGVPINGSGEALDNAAMEFGTD from the coding sequence GTGAGCAAAGTAATGACCAGTCTTCCCGCCGGCGAGCGCGTCGGCATCGCCTTCTCCGGGGGCCTCGACACGTCCGTGGCGGTTGCGTGGATGCGCGACAAGGGCTCGGTGCCCTGCACCTACACGGCCGACATCGGGCAGTACGACGAGCCGGACATCGCCTCGGTGCCGGGGCGCGCCATGGAGTATGGCGCCGAGCTGGCGCGGCATGTCGACTGCAAACTGCAGCTGGTGGAGGAGGGGTTCGCGGCGCTGGCCTGCGGGGCCTTCCACGTGCGCTCGGGTAGTCGGGCCTACTTCAACACCACGCCGCTAGGCCGGGCGGTCACCGGCACGATGCTCGTGCAGGCCATGCGCCAGGACGGCGTCAACATCTGGGGCGACGGGTCGACCTTCAAGGGCAACGACATCGAGCGCTTCTACCGCTACGGGCTGCTGAGCAACCCTGACCTGCGCATCTACAAGCCGTGGCTGGACGCTGACTTCGTCGAGGAGCTCGGCGGCCGCGCCGAGATGAGTGAGTGGCTCACCGAGCGTGGCCTGCCCTACCGCGACTCCCAGGAGAAGGCCTACTCCACGGACGCCAACATCTGGGGTGCCACGCACGAGGCCAAGACCCTTGAGCACCTGGACGTGTCGCTGGAGACGGTCGAGCCGATCATGGGCGTGAAGTTCTGGGACCCCTCGGTCGAGATCGAGACCGAGGACGTCACGATCGGCTACGAGCGGGGCCGGCCGGTCTCGATCAACGGCCAGCGCTTTGACGACCCGGTTGCCCTGGTGCATGAGGTCAACGCCATCGGTGGTCGGCACGGTCTGGGCATGTCCGACCAGATCGAGAACCGGATCATCGAGGCCAAGTCCCGAGGGATCTACGAGGCGCCCGGCATGGCGCTGCTCTTCCTGACCTACGAGCGGCTGCTCAACGCCATCCACAACGAGGACACCATCGAGCACTACCACCTCGAGGGCCGCCGGCTCGGCCGGCTGCTCTATGAGGGGCGCTGGCTCGAGCCGCAGGCGCTGATGGCTCGCGAGGCGATCCAGCGCTGGGTGGCCTCTCTGGTGACCGGTGAGGTCACGGTCCGGCTGCGGCGTGGAGAGGACTACACGATCCTGGCCACCGACGGCCCGAACTTCTCCTACCACCCGGACAAGCTGTCGATGGAGCGCACCGACAACGCGGTCTTCGGTCCCAAGGACCGCATCGGTCAGCTGACCATGCGCAACCTGGACATCGCCGACTCGCGCGCCAAGCTGGAGCTCTATGCGACCCAGCCGCTGGACGAGGGCACGGTGCTGGTCGAGAACGGCATCCTGCTCGGCGCGATCGAGTCCGGTGGGGCCGAGCGGATCGCCTCTCGTGACGGGGTGCCGATCAACGGCTCCGGTGAGGCGCTGGACAACGCGGCCATGGAGTTCGGCACCGACTGA
- a CDS encoding bifunctional o-acetylhomoserine/o-acetylserine sulfhydrylase, with translation MSWSFATRQIHAGQTPDTATGARALPIYQTTSFVFDNADVAAARFNLEDLGPIYTRIGNPTTEVVENRLADLEGGVGALLLASGQSASTFSILNVAQAGDHLVASPSLYGGTQNLFAQTLPRLGIEVTFVEDPTDPESWRAASNERTRAFFGESIANPSGLVLDIRGIADVAHEVGVPLIIDNTIATPYLTRPIEHGADIVVHSATKYLGGHGTAIGGVLIDSGNFDYAQYPDKYPGFNEPDEGYHGLTFAKDLGVGNETFGGTNLSYILRARVTLLRDIGPAISPFNAFLIAQGVETLSLRVERHVANAKKVANWLLDQEQVVSVSYAGLPGHPSYELAQRYLPDGAGAVLAFEIAGGLEAGKAFVSALELHSNVANIGDVRSLVIHPASTTHRQLNEGALAAAGVTPGLVRLAVGLEHIDDIIADLETGFRAAKGL, from the coding sequence ATGTCCTGGTCCTTCGCCACCCGACAGATCCACGCCGGTCAGACCCCGGACACCGCCACCGGTGCCCGCGCCCTGCCGATCTACCAGACCACCTCCTTCGTCTTCGACAACGCGGACGTCGCCGCCGCCCGGTTCAACCTCGAGGACCTCGGCCCGATCTACACCCGCATCGGCAACCCGACGACCGAGGTCGTGGAGAACCGCCTCGCCGACCTCGAGGGCGGCGTGGGGGCCCTGCTGCTGGCCAGCGGCCAGTCCGCGTCCACCTTCTCGATCCTCAACGTCGCCCAGGCCGGTGACCACCTGGTCGCCTCCCCCAGCCTGTATGGCGGGACGCAGAACCTTTTCGCCCAGACCCTGCCCCGGCTGGGCATCGAGGTCACCTTCGTCGAGGACCCGACCGACCCGGAGTCCTGGCGCGCCGCATCCAACGAGCGCACCCGCGCCTTCTTCGGTGAGAGCATCGCCAACCCCAGTGGTCTCGTCCTGGACATCCGTGGGATCGCCGACGTCGCGCACGAGGTCGGCGTGCCGCTGATCATCGACAACACCATCGCCACGCCCTACCTCACCCGCCCGATCGAGCACGGCGCTGACATTGTCGTGCACTCCGCCACCAAATACCTCGGTGGCCACGGCACCGCGATCGGTGGCGTGCTGATCGACAGCGGCAACTTCGACTACGCGCAGTACCCCGACAAGTACCCCGGCTTCAACGAGCCGGACGAGGGCTATCACGGCCTGACCTTCGCCAAGGACCTCGGCGTCGGCAATGAGACCTTCGGCGGGACCAACCTGTCCTACATCCTGCGCGCCCGGGTCACCCTGCTGCGCGACATCGGCCCGGCGATTTCCCCGTTCAACGCCTTCCTGATCGCCCAGGGCGTCGAGACCCTCTCGCTGCGCGTGGAGCGCCACGTGGCCAACGCCAAGAAGGTCGCGAACTGGCTGCTGGACCAGGAGCAGGTCGTCTCGGTGAGCTATGCGGGACTGCCCGGGCACCCGTCATACGAGCTCGCGCAGCGGTATCTGCCCGACGGCGCCGGGGCGGTGCTCGCCTTTGAGATCGCCGGCGGCCTGGAGGCGGGCAAGGCCTTCGTCTCGGCCCTGGAGCTGCACTCCAATGTCGCCAACATCGGCGACGTCCGCTCACTGGTCATCCACCCGGCCTCCACCACCCACCGCCAGCTCAACGAGGGTGCCCTGGCCGCGGCCGGGGTCACGCCGGGGCTGGTGCGCCTGGCCGTGGGGCTCGAGCACATCGACGACATCATCGCCGACCTGGAGACGGGTTTCCGGGCCGCCAAGGGTCTGTGA
- a CDS encoding type II toxin-antitoxin system PemK/MazF family toxin — translation MLIRGDVFEVPALRRAVGHEQRGPRLGVVVQSDDLPLSTVLLAPTSRSAPPRSFRPLIQVGRERTCVLVEHLRTVDVSRLGRLVGHLDRDDLEAVDDALELVLALDLRHR, via the coding sequence ATGTTGATCCGTGGTGACGTCTTCGAGGTTCCCGCACTACGACGAGCGGTGGGACACGAGCAGCGCGGCCCACGACTGGGCGTCGTCGTGCAGTCCGACGACCTCCCGCTGTCGACCGTGCTCCTGGCGCCGACCTCACGATCCGCCCCGCCCCGATCCTTTCGACCGCTGATCCAGGTGGGTCGCGAGAGGACTTGCGTGCTGGTCGAGCACCTGCGGACTGTTGACGTCAGCAGGCTGGGCCGCCTCGTGGGCCATCTGGACAGGGACGATCTCGAGGCCGTCGACGACGCCCTGGAGCTCGTGCTGGCCCTCGACCTACGGCACCGCTAG
- a CDS encoding NfeD family protein, whose protein sequence is MEWLKETQWLWWIAGALVLGLIEIASLDLVFFMLAVAAVAAATAAGLDASITVQVLTFVAVAALLLAVLRPVALRKLKPAGEEERTNADALVGRTAVVLQEVTDRSGLVKLTGETWTARTTSGAVLPIDQSVNVLRIEGATAIVEALSPVAGGSGVVEPDRPVAGGSGAAVDEPERPAGGTTHTESP, encoded by the coding sequence ATGGAGTGGCTCAAGGAGACACAGTGGCTCTGGTGGATCGCCGGTGCCCTCGTGCTCGGGCTGATCGAGATCGCTTCGCTGGACCTCGTCTTCTTCATGCTGGCTGTGGCCGCGGTGGCGGCGGCCACCGCCGCGGGCCTCGACGCCAGCATCACGGTGCAGGTGCTCACCTTCGTCGCCGTCGCCGCGCTCCTGCTGGCGGTGCTGCGCCCCGTGGCGCTGCGCAAGCTCAAGCCCGCGGGTGAGGAGGAGCGCACCAACGCCGACGCCCTGGTGGGACGCACCGCGGTGGTGCTGCAGGAGGTGACCGACCGCTCAGGTCTGGTCAAGCTCACCGGCGAGACGTGGACCGCCCGGACCACGTCTGGCGCGGTCCTGCCCATCGACCAGAGCGTCAACGTGCTGCGGATCGAGGGGGCAACCGCGATCGTCGAGGCCCTGTCTCCCGTCGCCGGCGGGTCCGGCGTAGTCGAGCCTGACCGTCCCGTCGCCGGTGGGTCCGGTGCCGCCGTCGACGAGCCGGAGCGTCCCGCGGGCGGGACCACGCATACCGAAAGTCCCTAA